From a region of the Crocosphaera sp. UHCC 0190 genome:
- a CDS encoding Uma2 family endonuclease gives MTSVLLNDSFPLQLEKDDSEEKFITSGVTWQVYESFLTSLGNHSSYRVAYLSKTLEIMSPSRSHELDKKAIARLLEAYLEEKRIRFWGLGSTTLKREDKQAGKEPDECYCIATDKDIPDLAIEVVYTSGGIDTLEIYRRLGVLEVWFWQDRQFRIYCLQDDSYQQTSQSQLLPNLDLSLLAQYVIIDDPLQAITQWRKQIEVN, from the coding sequence ATGACTTCTGTATTACTAAATGATTCTTTCCCCCTTCAACTAGAAAAAGACGATAGCGAAGAAAAATTCATCACCTCTGGGGTAACTTGGCAAGTCTACGAGTCATTTCTAACATCTTTAGGTAATCATTCCAGTTATCGTGTCGCTTATCTGTCAAAAACCTTAGAAATTATGTCTCCCAGTCGCAGTCACGAGTTAGATAAAAAAGCGATCGCTAGATTGTTAGAAGCTTATTTAGAAGAAAAACGCATTCGTTTTTGGGGGTTGGGTTCGACGACTCTTAAGCGTGAAGACAAACAAGCGGGGAAAGAACCAGATGAATGTTATTGTATCGCTACAGACAAAGACATTCCTGATTTGGCGATTGAAGTTGTTTATACAAGCGGTGGCATTGATACTCTAGAAATTTATCGGCGTTTGGGTGTCCTAGAAGTATGGTTTTGGCAAGATCGACAGTTTAGGATTTACTGCCTACAAGATGATAGTTACCAGCAAACATCTCAAAGTCAATTATTACCTAATCTCGATCTAAGTTTACTGGCACAATATGTAATTATTGATGACCCCTTACAAGCCATTACCCAGTGGCGCAAACAAATTGAAGTTAATTGA